The Deferribacterota bacterium genome contains the following window.
AATTAATAAAGAAAACGATACCTATCAATAGGGTAGGCAATTTAGATGAATTAAAGACAACTGCGCTTTATTTAGCAACATGCCCACCTTTTCTAACAGGAACAGAGATATATATAGACGGTGGACATACAATTATTTAATAAGGAGGAAAAAATGGCTGTAAAACTTTATGTATTATATAGTGGGTATCTAAAGAGCACAAAAGATAAGTTTCTCTACAATATCGGTATTGGCGAACCCTTTAATGTTCCCGTCTATTATTATTTGCTTGATGTTGATGGAACAAAACTCTTGATTGACACTGGAATGTCACCAGGTTGCGTAGAAGATCCCAAGGCAACATGGGGAGATATAATCGATATCTAATATCCTGTTATGAAAGAAGAAGATAAACCTGTAAACGCTTTATTTAAACTAGGTATAAAACCTGAAGAAATCTCATATGTTATTCAAACACATTTGCATTTAGACCATGCAGGTAGTACTAAATTATTTCCAAATGCTAAGGTTATTGTCCAATTAAATGAATTAAGATATGCATATTTCCCTGATGCCTTAATGAAAGGTGCCTATATAGAAAATGATATAAAAGATAGAAATATACAATATACTCCAATTGTAGGGGTAAGAGTCATGTTTGATGGTAAAATTGTTATCTTCCCAACACCCGGACATACACCTGGGCATCAGAGTATACTAATTAGACTAGAAAAACACAAACCAGTTATCTTAACAGGGGATGCAATATACCTAAGAGAGAATTTTGAAAAAAACATTCCTTCTGGTTTTGCTCTTAACTTTGCAGATGCAGCATATTCTGCTGAGACAATAGGCAATATTGCAAAAGAAGAAAATGCTGATAT
Protein-coding sequences here:
- a CDS encoding N-acyl homoserine lactonase family protein, producing the protein MKEEDKPVNALFKLGIKPEEISYVIQTHLHLDHAGSTKLFPNAKVIVQLNELRYAYFPDALMKGAYIENDIKDRNIQYTPIVGVRVMFDGKIVIFPTPGHTPGHQSILIRLEKHKPVILTGDAIYLRENFEKNIPSGFALNFADAAYSAETIGNIAKEENADIWFGHDPEFFKTLKLAPEYYE